DNA sequence from the Geothermobacter hydrogeniphilus genome:
CCCATCACTGCCAGCTGCCAGGAAAATTACATCATCGTCATCACCGACGGCATGGCGACCCGGGACGATGACCCGGTTCTGCGAAGCATCTGTTCCGGCGGTGACTGCGACGGTGACCGCAACGAACGATACGCGATGGACTACCTTGACGATGTCGCCATGTACCTGCACGACACCGACCTCTCCCCTGAAACCGGCACATCGGGCTTCCCCGGCACCCAGAACGCACTGACCTTCACCATCGGCTTCGGCCTCGGCGGTGCCGACGCCCAGGCGGTCCAACTGCTGAAGGACACCGCTGCCAACGGCGGCGGCAAGGCCTACCTGGCCTCCAACTATCAGACCCTGACCGGTGCCCTGACCTCGATTATCGGCCAGATCCTGGAGGTCAACAGCGCCTTCGTGGCCCCGGTCGTCCCCACCAGCCCGGAAAACAAGACCTACAGCGGTCGACGTGTCTACCTGGGCTTTTTCAAACCCATCGTCGGCAATGACTGGCAGGGGAACCTGAAAAAATTCGGCATCAATCATGATGGCGACGTAGTGGACAAGAACGGGGTGGTCGCAACCGATGCAAACGGACGCTTCCTGCCGACATCCACCTCGTTCTGGTCGGTCAATCCGGACGGCGGCAATGTCAACGAGGGTGGAATCGGTGACGTGCTGCAATCACGCGACCTGGCGACAAATCCGAGAAAGATTTATACGTATCTCGGCACCAGCAAGGTTCTGACGCAACCGGTCAACCTGTTCAGCAAGAGCAACACCAGCCTGACGCCTGCCGTCCTGGCGGTCAGCACGGCAGCCGACCGGGACCTGATCATCGACTACATGCAGGGATTCGACAGTTATGACCAGGATCTCGATGGTATTACCGCCGAAAAACGCGCCTGGATCATGGGCGACATTCTCCATTCAAAACCACTGATCCAGCCCTACAACAACTACACGATCAACAATGAGAGCGATCCGAACCAGAATAAAACCGTTATCTTCTACGGCGGCAACGACGGAATGCTCCACGCCTACCGGGATGCCGACGGTGCGGAACTCTGGGCTTTTGTCCCTCCCCCCGCACTGCCGCGCCTCAAGTACCTGGGAGGCTCCACGCATCAGTATTTCGTCGACGGCAGCCCGGCGGTCTACGTGTATGACGCCGACCATGACGGCAACATCGGCCCGGGCCCCGAAACGTCCGCGACAGATACAGACCCGGCGGGAGTCACCGACAACGGCCAGCAGGACAAGGTCATTCTCCTGGTCGGCATGCGCCGCGGTGACGGCATCGACACTCTTGATCCCACCGCCAATCGCGGCTATTATTTCGCGCTCGACGTCACCAATCCGACCGCGCCGCAATTCCTCTGGGATCTCTCCGGAACAACCACCGGGTTCAGTGAACTTGGAGAATCCTGGTCCGATCCGGTCATCGGCACGGTCAGGCTGGGATCGTCCAACAAGGTCGTTGCCTTCATCGGCGCCGGTTACGACAACAATGAAGATCTCAGGTTCGGCAATACCCAGCACTTCCCCGACGGGACTTCGCCGACGACGCAGACGACCCTGCCGACGGCTGACGGCGGCAATGTTACGAGTACCGGCACTTCAGGCCAGGTCAACCCCCGCGGACGCGGTATCTACCTGCTGGAACTTGCAACCCTGAATTCTACCGGACCGAGCATCAATACCACTCCGACCAAGCTGTGGGAGTACGTCTATTCCTCCGCCCGGGCCGCCACCGACCCGCAGAACAATCCAACTTATTCTTTTGCCAGCTCCCTGAAACCGATTGACAGCAACTTCGACGGCTATGTCGATCTTGTCTATGCCGGCGATACCGGCGGCAATATCTGGCGGTTTGACATCTCCAGCAAGATATCCACCGGCAACTGGGATGGAAAAAAGATTTTCTCGGCCAACCCGAGCGACGCGACGATCAGCGGCGAGACCCCGACAACCCAGGGGCGCAAAATCTTCTATCCCCCCTCTGTCGTCCAGGAGAGCAATTACATCGGTATCTATTTCGGCACCGGCGATCGCGCTCATCCACTCAATCAGGCGGTTACCGACCGGCTCTATGCCGTCTATGACTATCACTACAAGCCGAATCGACCCAGCAACCTGACGCCCATGACCGAAGCGAACCTGGTCAACCTGACACAGGACTTCCTGCAGGCTTCGAGCCCGCAGCCGAATCCGCAGGATCTGAGCACCTGTACACCAACGGACACCTCGACCGGCTGCACCCTGCAACGGTTGTTCAATCCGCAATATCCGGGCTGGTTCGTCAAGCTGGACCAGACCAGCGGCGAAAAAATCCTCGCTCCGGCACTGGTCTACAACAAGGTCGCGTACTTCACCTCATTCACACCGAACGTGATGACCAGTGATCCCTGCCTGTCCGGCAACCTCGGCATCGGCAAAGTCTACGCCGTCGACTACAAGACCGGAGAAGCCGTCTTCAATTTCGACTTGAATAATGACAACCAGTATGCTTCCAATACCAATATCCGGGCGACAACGAAGAAAACCGGGGTCATCCTCAGGAGAAGCGACCGGGTTCTGACGTTGGGAGCAGGGATTCCTTCCGGCGCGGTCATCACCGTCCACGAAGATCGCAGTGCCGGAGCCCTGATCGGTTGCGGCGGGGGGCTGTGCACCAGCGAAACCAAGAGCGGCGGCAGTTACCAGCCCCTTTACTGGCTGAGGGAATAGAATGAGATCGGTACAACTGGGAATCTTCTTGAGCCTCCTCATCCTCTGCTGGGGATGCGACAAACAGCAAACCGCATCGGCTCCGCAAGGGGCCGATGCGGTCGTCAAGGAAACCCGTGATCTGCCGCCAGAAACAGGTCCGGGCAACGAAGGCGGCCCCACATTCACTGCAACCCTTCTGCCTCAGCCGGTGACCGTAACCAGACCGGCGATTGTCAATATCATGGGTTGCGGAACGGATGTTGATGTGGAATGGTTTGTCGACAACCGGGAAAAATCACCGACAACTCCGTTCAGGCTGAATCCGGAAAATTTCAGGGCGAACTCGGTCATTGAAGCCC
Encoded proteins:
- a CDS encoding PilC/PilY family type IV pilus protein, whose protein sequence is MNKFTLTALISLVLFPLTAMALPDTYIGDTAIYGGTTTSLKPNVLIVFDTSGSMGGQVDVQVCEPDSDGDGIADNKDNCVNTPNPSQTDTDGDGLGDACDNNTTYPDTDGDGITDNIDNCPTVANADQADSNGDGVGDACTLTTGSYNPNSDYTAITGTKYCGKKENGSYDKTCKKNAVYECEQKNWNNGNCSDWKEKISNVNNVYCSGPRNKLINNGHWIGTKKLRSNKCERRRKTYRYATGNWIVWYNQSGGNADLDTGMSMGQYAQAPTADTTADTSAAGQICTTIRETKNQIARNVVEDLIRSTEGVNFGLMGFNYSQGGSFRTQNVGGKNYTTYVKDMTATHTVSGGVTITNEDALIDVVRTLPANSWTPLGETLFESLRYFQGGYSAFNGNFKYTSPITASCQENYIIVITDGMATRDDDPVLRSICSGGDCDGDRNERYAMDYLDDVAMYLHDTDLSPETGTSGFPGTQNALTFTIGFGLGGADAQAVQLLKDTAANGGGKAYLASNYQTLTGALTSIIGQILEVNSAFVAPVVPTSPENKTYSGRRVYLGFFKPIVGNDWQGNLKKFGINHDGDVVDKNGVVATDANGRFLPTSTSFWSVNPDGGNVNEGGIGDVLQSRDLATNPRKIYTYLGTSKVLTQPVNLFSKSNTSLTPAVLAVSTAADRDLIIDYMQGFDSYDQDLDGITAEKRAWIMGDILHSKPLIQPYNNYTINNESDPNQNKTVIFYGGNDGMLHAYRDADGAELWAFVPPPALPRLKYLGGSTHQYFVDGSPAVYVYDADHDGNIGPGPETSATDTDPAGVTDNGQQDKVILLVGMRRGDGIDTLDPTANRGYYFALDVTNPTAPQFLWDLSGTTTGFSELGESWSDPVIGTVRLGSSNKVVAFIGAGYDNNEDLRFGNTQHFPDGTSPTTQTTLPTADGGNVTSTGTSGQVNPRGRGIYLLELATLNSTGPSINTTPTKLWEYVYSSARAATDPQNNPTYSFASSLKPIDSNFDGYVDLVYAGDTGGNIWRFDISSKISTGNWDGKKIFSANPSDATISGETPTTQGRKIFYPPSVVQESNYIGIYFGTGDRAHPLNQAVTDRLYAVYDYHYKPNRPSNLTPMTEANLVNLTQDFLQASSPQPNPQDLSTCTPTDTSTGCTLQRLFNPQYPGWFVKLDQTSGEKILAPALVYNKVAYFTSFTPNVMTSDPCLSGNLGIGKVYAVDYKTGEAVFNFDLNNDNQYASNTNIRATTKKTGVILRRSDRVLTLGAGIPSGAVITVHEDRSAGALIGCGGGLCTSETKSGGSYQPLYWLRE